One window of the Xenopus tropicalis strain Nigerian chromosome 10, UCB_Xtro_10.0, whole genome shotgun sequence genome contains the following:
- the snph gene encoding syntaphilin, translated as MQSSAGGALCRPLVPPCCSAPMSVPGGRRPSAGSRRRVSPPVSVRDSYGASSVSSSTSGSYRGSDSSPSSRRPTKYSLCSENHGIKPPTPEQYLTPLQQKEVCIRHLRARLKDMQDALHERDTEVDELRSQLGRMQEDWIEEECHRVEAQLALKAAQREIQQLRDVMDNVRGRLGESDLGVQKYFADITLQNRKLETLLQNMELAQDPQGTEGVGSAGESPGRSLTRSSTYTKLSEAPAGERHSQADSGFAAPDDSSAVSSGTEFCLGEGPLCMGVQPAPLCAEAGVQASSVSDCGVQTDVAPGTPDPDNIAEKVLLSHSAANDSTQNPLGQGEGAVTSDPSCVVLVTEGGPGEVGAEESPPHSYWSRHFVVDLLAVLVPVVPTVAWLCRAQRRQGQPVYNISSLLRGCCSVALHSIRRISCRPANPDGH; from the exons GGGGAGCTCTGTGCCGCCCTCTGGTGCCCCCATGCTGTAGTGCCCCCATGTCGGTACCAGGAGGTAGAAGACCCTCAGCAGGATCCAGGAG GCGAGTCTCTCCCCCAGTATCAGTGCGGGACTCGTATGGGGCGTCCTCTGTCAGCAGCAGCACCTCGGGGTCCTACAGGGGGAGTGACAGCAGCCCCTCCTCCAG GCGCCCCACTAAGTACAGCCTTTGCAGTGAGAACCATGGGATCAAGCCCCCCACCCCGGAGCAGTACCTGACCCCCCTGCAGCAGAAGGAGGTGTGTATCAGGCACCTGCGGGCGCGGCTGAAGGACATGCAGGATGCGCTGCATGAGAG GGACACGGAGGTGGACGAGCTGAGGTCCCAGCTGGGCCGGATGCAGGAGGATTGGATCGAGGAGGAATGTCACCGGGTTGAGGCGCAACTTGCCCTTAAGGCCGCTCAGCGGGAGATCCAGCAGCTCCGGGACGTTATGGATAATGTGAGGGGGCGCCTGGGGGAGAGCGATTTGGGGGTGCAGAAATACTTTGCCGACATTACGCTGCAGAACCGCAAGCTGGAGACGCTGCTGCAGAACATGGAACTGGCGCAGGATCCGCAGGGGACAGAGGGTGTCGGCTCCGCGGGGGAGTCGCCCGGCCGCTCCCTGACCCGAAGCTCCACCTACACGAAGCTGAGCGAGGCCCCCGCGGGGGAGCGCCACTCCCAGGCCGACAGCGGTTTTGCTGCTCCAGACGACAGCAGCGCCGTATCATCCGGTACCGAGTTCTGTCTGGGCGAGGggcccctgtgtatgggggttcaGCCGGCCCCCCTGTGTGCGGAAGCGGGGGTCCAGGCCAGCAGTGTTAGTGACTGTGGGGTACAGACGGATGTGGCGCCGGGGACCCCAGACCCAGATAACATTGCGGAGAAGGTTCTCCTGTCCCATTCGGCTGCTAATGATTCTACCCAGAACCCCCTGGGGCAGGGGGAAGGCGCAGTGACCTCTGACCCCTCCTGTGTTGTTCTGGTCACGGAGGGGGGCCCCGGGGAAGTGGGGGCAGAGGAGTCGCCCCCTCACAGCTACTGGAGCCGGCACTTTGTGGTGGACTTGCTGGCGGTGCTGGTGCCGGTGGTGCCCACAGTGGCCTGGTTGTGCCGCGCCCAGAGGCGCCAGGGGCAGCCGGTCTATAACATCAGTTCCCTGCTGCGCGGCTGCTGCTCCGTGGCGCTGCACTCTATTCGCAGGATCAGCTGCCGGCCGGCCAACCCTGACGGGCACTAG